A window of the Streptomyces sp. Ag109_O5-10 genome harbors these coding sequences:
- a CDS encoding helix-turn-helix domain-containing protein yields MALGKDYATQECSIARALEVVGERWTLLVIRDALYGVRRYNDFLVHLGIPRAVLSARLKTLTEEGILERRRYQESPPRDEYVITERGKELWPVLRTLAVWGREHLMDRRLRYFQHADCGTELGPSGECPACGTVVPVADVVVAPGPGLDPDPADPVSRALLRPKRLLEPLETDPV; encoded by the coding sequence ATGGCACTGGGCAAGGACTACGCGACGCAGGAGTGCTCGATCGCCCGCGCACTGGAGGTCGTCGGCGAGCGCTGGACGCTGCTCGTCATCCGCGACGCGCTCTACGGCGTCCGGCGGTACAACGACTTCCTCGTCCACCTCGGCATCCCGCGCGCCGTCCTGTCGGCCCGCCTGAAGACGCTCACCGAGGAGGGGATCCTGGAGAGGCGCCGGTACCAGGAGTCGCCGCCCCGGGACGAGTACGTCATCACCGAGCGCGGCAAGGAGCTCTGGCCCGTCCTGCGCACCCTCGCCGTCTGGGGGCGCGAGCACCTCATGGACCGCCGGCTGCGCTACTTCCAGCACGCGGACTGCGGGACCGAACTCGGCCCGTCCGGCGAATGCCCCGCCTGCGGAACCGTCGTCCCCGTCGCGGACGTCGTCGTCGCACCGGGCCCGGGACTCGACCCCGACCCGGCCGATCCGGTCAGCAGGGCGCTCCTCAGGCCCAAGAGGCTCCTGGAGCCGCTGGAAACAGATCCTGTATAA
- a CDS encoding DUF6412 domain-containing protein produces MRVNANSRWVLPSRPAALLLLLLLDLLLLDSGSLFTTVALAATAAVGSALAVCALRAARSAPAVPPTRVRTAIRDRARRTAFLPQRDPDAKGRSRPRAPGHALPATPA; encoded by the coding sequence ATGCGCGTGAACGCGAACAGCCGCTGGGTGCTGCCGTCCCGGCCCGCCGCGCTCCTGCTGCTCCTCCTGCTCGACCTCCTGCTGCTCGACTCCGGCAGCCTCTTCACCACCGTCGCGCTCGCCGCGACCGCCGCCGTCGGCTCGGCCCTCGCCGTCTGTGCGCTGCGTGCCGCACGCTCCGCGCCCGCCGTGCCGCCCACCCGGGTCCGCACGGCGATCCGCGACCGGGCCCGGCGTACCGCCTTCCTGCCGCAGCGCGACCCGGACGCGAAGGGCCGCAGTCGCCCGCGAGCACCCGGACACGCCCTCCCGGCGACCCCCGCGTAA
- the yidC gene encoding membrane protein insertase YidC, producing the protein MSAFAGLVEHLADLLQPLFHASAAAAAIVLFTALVRLLVHPLSRAAARGQRARAALQPRVAELRKRHGRNQEAFQKAVLELHAAEKVSPLSGCLPGLLQLPAFFLLYHLFSNPSIGGHGNGLLAHELLGAPLGGRWSDVLGGAGGGGFGSAGLVYLALFAVVAAVATANFRRARKAAAGATAVVGEADQQVPGVGAVSKAMPYLSYATLVTVAVVPLAAALYVVTSTTWSAVERAVLYR; encoded by the coding sequence CTGTCGGCTTTCGCCGGCCTGGTCGAGCACCTCGCCGACCTGCTCCAGCCGCTGTTCCACGCCTCCGCGGCCGCCGCCGCGATCGTCCTGTTCACCGCGCTCGTACGACTGCTCGTACATCCCCTCTCCCGCGCGGCCGCCCGCGGGCAGCGCGCCCGGGCCGCGCTCCAGCCCAGGGTCGCCGAACTGCGCAAGCGGCACGGCAGGAACCAGGAGGCGTTCCAGAAGGCCGTGCTGGAACTGCACGCGGCGGAGAAGGTGTCCCCGCTCTCCGGCTGCCTGCCCGGACTGCTGCAACTGCCCGCGTTCTTCCTGCTCTACCACCTCTTCTCCAACCCCTCGATCGGCGGTCACGGCAACGGCCTGCTCGCGCACGAATTGCTGGGCGCCCCGCTCGGCGGGCGGTGGAGCGATGTCCTCGGCGGTGCGGGCGGCGGGGGGTTCGGGAGCGCCGGGCTGGTCTACCTGGCGCTGTTCGCCGTGGTCGCCGCCGTCGCCACCGCCAACTTCCGGCGCGCCAGGAAGGCGGCGGCGGGGGCGACGGCCGTGGTGGGCGAGGCGGACCAGCAGGTGCCCGGGGTCGGCGCGGTCTCCAAGGCCATGCCGTACCTGTCGTACGCCACGCTGGTCACCGTGGCCGTGGTGCCGCTCGCCGCGGCGCTGTACGTCGTGACCAGTACGACGTGGAGCGCGGTGGAGCGCGCGGTGCTGTACAGGTGA
- a CDS encoding fumarylacetoacetate hydrolase family protein, whose amino-acid sequence MKLLRVGTAGAERPALLDAGGVLRDLTGIVDDIDGALLADAAALGRVRAAAEAGELPALDAAGLRIGPPLGRIGKVVCIGLNYHDHARETGAQPPAEPVVFFKAADTVVGPNDTVLVPRGSVKTDWEVELAVVIGRTARYVADDEDPLAYVAGYAVAHDVSEREFQIERGGTWDKGKNCETFNPLGPWLVTADEVADPQDLSLKLWVNGELKQDGTTAEQIFPVAEVVRYVSQFMVLYPGDVINTGTPAGVALGAPEPKPFLRAGDVVELEIAGLGRQRQEFKDA is encoded by the coding sequence ATGAAGCTGCTGCGAGTCGGTACGGCGGGGGCGGAGCGGCCCGCGCTGCTCGACGCCGGGGGTGTCCTGCGGGACCTGACGGGAATCGTCGACGACATCGACGGGGCGCTGCTCGCCGACGCTGCGGCGCTCGGGCGGGTCCGGGCCGCCGCCGAGGCCGGGGAACTGCCGGCGCTCGACGCGGCCGGGCTGCGGATCGGGCCGCCGCTGGGGCGGATCGGGAAGGTCGTGTGCATCGGGCTCAACTACCACGACCACGCCCGCGAGACGGGGGCCCAGCCGCCGGCCGAGCCGGTCGTCTTCTTCAAGGCCGCGGACACGGTCGTGGGGCCGAACGACACCGTGCTGGTGCCCCGCGGCTCGGTGAAGACCGACTGGGAGGTGGAGCTGGCGGTGGTCATCGGGCGTACGGCGCGTTACGTGGCCGACGACGAGGACCCGCTGGCGTACGTCGCCGGGTACGCGGTCGCGCACGACGTGTCCGAGCGGGAGTTCCAGATCGAGCGGGGCGGGACCTGGGACAAGGGGAAGAACTGTGAGACGTTCAACCCGCTCGGGCCGTGGCTGGTGACGGCCGACGAGGTCGCCGACCCGCAGGACCTGTCGCTGAAGCTCTGGGTCAACGGCGAGCTCAAGCAGGACGGGACCACCGCCGAGCAGATCTTCCCGGTGGCGGAGGTCGTGCGGTACGTGAGCCAGTTCATGGTGCTGTACCCCGGGGACGTCATCAACACCGGCACTCCGGCGGGGGTCGCGCTGGGAGCGCCGGAGCCGAAGCCGTTCCTGCGGGCCGGGGACGTGGTGGAGCTGGAGATCGCGGGGCTCGGTCGTCAGCGGCAGGAGTTCAAGGACGCGTAG
- a CDS encoding heme-degrading domain-containing protein: protein MHHPQLTPKTTPELTPPVEELEKQERRLVFRQFTYDDAWALGSLLVEMARERQAPVAVDIHRAGQQLFHAALPGSTPDNDAWITRKRRVVERYGSASYLVGARFRAKGTTFEESSRLDPDEYAAHGGSFPITVENVGVIGSVTVSGLPQLEDHRFVVEALESFLKL from the coding sequence ATGCACCACCCGCAGCTCACCCCGAAGACCACTCCCGAACTCACCCCGCCCGTGGAGGAGTTGGAGAAGCAGGAACGCCGCCTGGTGTTCCGGCAGTTCACGTACGACGACGCGTGGGCGCTCGGCTCCCTGCTGGTGGAGATGGCCCGGGAGCGACAGGCCCCCGTCGCCGTCGACATCCACCGCGCGGGCCAGCAGCTCTTCCACGCGGCCCTGCCCGGCTCCACGCCCGACAACGACGCCTGGATCACCCGCAAGCGCCGCGTGGTCGAACGCTACGGCTCGGCCTCCTACCTGGTCGGCGCCCGCTTCCGCGCCAAGGGCACGACCTTCGAGGAGTCCTCCCGCCTGGACCCCGACGAGTACGCGGCCCACGGCGGCTCCTTCCCGATCACCGTGGAGAACGTGGGCGTCATCGGCTCGGTGACGGTCTCGGGCCTGCCCCAACTGGAGGACCACCGCTTCGTGGTGGAGGCCCTGGAGAGTTTCCTGAAGCTGTAG
- a CDS encoding Gfo/Idh/MocA family oxidoreductase, translating to MTAAAPPLRVGLIGYGLAGSVFHAPLIAAAEGLALDTVVTSNPERQAQAKAEFPDVRTVATPDELFDRATELDLVVIASPNRTHVPLATTALKAGLPVVVDKPVAGTAAEARELAALAEDRGLLLSVFQNRRWDNDFLTLRSLLDEGALGDPWRFESRFERWRPQPKGGWRESGDPAEIGGLLYDLGSHIVDQALVLFGPATEVYAESVIRRAGAETDDDTFIAVTHANGVRSHLYASATTAQLGPRFRVLGSKAGYVKYGLDPQEDALRKGERPGTAAAWGREPESLYGRIGAGESPVTGGGRGVPTLPGDYPAYYAAVAKALRGEGSNPVTALEAAAALDVLEAARRSARDKVTVTL from the coding sequence ATGACAGCAGCTGCCCCTCCCCTCCGCGTCGGCCTCATCGGCTACGGCCTCGCCGGATCCGTCTTCCACGCCCCCCTGATCGCCGCCGCCGAGGGCCTCGCACTGGACACGGTGGTCACCTCGAACCCCGAGCGGCAGGCGCAGGCAAAGGCCGAGTTCCCCGACGTCCGGACGGTCGCCACCCCTGACGAACTGTTCGACCGCGCCACCGAACTCGACCTCGTCGTCATCGCGTCCCCGAACAGGACGCACGTCCCGCTGGCGACGACCGCCCTCAAGGCGGGCCTGCCGGTCGTGGTCGACAAGCCGGTCGCCGGCACCGCCGCCGAGGCGCGCGAGCTCGCCGCCCTCGCCGAGGACCGCGGTCTGCTGCTCTCGGTCTTCCAGAACCGCCGCTGGGACAACGACTTCCTGACCCTGCGCAGCCTCCTCGACGAAGGTGCGCTGGGCGACCCCTGGCGCTTCGAGTCCCGCTTCGAACGCTGGCGTCCGCAGCCCAAGGGCGGCTGGCGCGAGTCCGGCGACCCGGCAGAGATCGGAGGTCTCCTCTACGACCTCGGCAGCCACATCGTCGACCAGGCCCTGGTCCTCTTCGGCCCCGCCACCGAGGTGTACGCCGAGTCGGTGATCCGCCGGGCCGGCGCCGAGACGGACGACGACACCTTCATCGCCGTCACGCACGCGAACGGCGTCCGCTCCCACCTCTACGCCTCGGCGACGACCGCCCAGCTCGGCCCGCGCTTCCGGGTGCTGGGCTCGAAGGCGGGCTACGTCAAGTACGGCCTGGACCCGCAGGAGGACGCCCTGCGCAAGGGCGAGCGCCCCGGCACCGCGGCCGCCTGGGGCCGGGAACCGGAGTCGCTGTACGGCCGTATCGGCGCTGGCGAGTCCCCGGTCACCGGCGGCGGCCGTGGCGTCCCGACCCTCCCCGGTGACTACCCCGCCTACTACGCGGCCGTCGCCAAGGCCCTGCGGGGCGAGGGCTCGAACCCGGTGACGGCGCTGGAGGCGGCCGCCGCCCTGGACGTACTGGAAGCAGCCCGCCGTTCGGCACGCGACAAGGTGACGGTGACCCTCTGA